Part of the Pseudarthrobacter sp. NBSH8 genome is shown below.
CGCGGTGGTCCGGGATGGTGACCACGAGAACATGGCTGGGGACGCCCGTGTGTTCGTTCGGGAGGGTGTGCAGGGTTGCCTCATGGCCCTGCTTCGTGAACTCATCGAGGGCTTCGGCCAGCGCCGGTCGCGCTGTGGCTTCAATAAACGCCGACACGTCGTTCTTGGACGCGTAGGAGCGTACCCGTGCCAGTCGCTGGCCCCAAGTGCGGTCCGCCGCATTACCGCCGTGCACCGCCATCGACTGCCGCCGCAGCACGCGGCCCTCACGATCGGCCTTCTCCATCCGCAGCGCTTTGGTGAACGAGGCCATCACCAGCCAGGCGATGATCGTCACCGGCAGACCGAAGATCAGCGTGGCGTATTCCATGGTGGTCACGCCGCCGGCCACCAGCATCGCGATGGTCAGCAGCGCGGTAACCAAGGCCCAGAAGATCCGGAGCCACTTGGCGCCATCCTGGGTTGCATTGGTGATGTGGGAAGAGAAGTTGGACATCATCATGGCGCCGGAGTTGGCGCTGGTGAGGTAGAACAGCATGCCGGACAACGTGCCCAGCCCTATCAGGAGAGGCGCTCCGGGGAACATCCCAAGCAGCGCGTACCAGCCCTCTTGCGGGCTGGTAATGGCCAGCTGCGCGAACGCCTCATTCCCGTTCAGGACCTCGTGCAAGGCACTGTTACCGAAGATACTCACAACCAGGAAGTCGCACAGCACCGGGAAGGTGACGGCGGCGATGACGAACTCCCGCAGGGTCCTGCCGCGTGAGATGCGGGCCAGGAAGAGCCCCACGAACGGACCCCAGGCCAGCCAGAATGCCCAGAAGAACAGGGTCCAGCCGCCCATCCACTCCGAGCCGCCTTCCTGGTATGCGAACGTCTGCAGGGTGCGTTCAGGCAGGGTGAAGATAAAGCGGCCGATGTTCTCCACCAGGGAATTGAGCAGGAAGGAGGTCTGGCCGGTCACCAGCATGTACACCAGAAGCGCTGCGGCGCTCCAGATGTTCAGCTCCGCGACCCAGCGGATCGCTTTGTCAACGCCGGAAGTGCAC
Proteins encoded:
- the betT gene encoding choline BCCT transporter BetT — its product is MSIINIDKKPDTAPPELTEEPAPKVNWRVFIIASVIIIAFSIWAMLVPAGAQSTMKTVVSWIAENVGWFYVLTVTVVIGFVLWVALSKVGSVRMGPDHSRPQYKLFTWVAYLFAAGVGIDMLFYSVTEPITQYMNPPEGAGQTAEAAHEAVVWTMFHYGVAGWAMYALLGMAMGYFAYRWGTPLSIRAALYPLLGKRVKGGLGDTIDIITLVGTVFGVATAMGIGVVLLNVGFSIMFGLEEGLALQIALVIVAVILTIAACTSGVDKAIRWVAELNIWSAAALLVYMLVTGQTSFLLNSLVENIGRFIFTLPERTLQTFAYQEGGSEWMGGWTLFFWAFWLAWGPFVGLFLARISRGRTLREFVIAAVTFPVLCDFLVVSIFGNSALHEVLNGNEAFAQLAITSPQEGWYALLGMFPGAPLLIGLGTLSGMLFYLTSANSGAMMMSNFSSHITNATQDGAKWLRIFWALVTALLTIAMLVAGGVTTMEYATLIFGLPVTIIAWLVMASFTKALRMEKADREGRVLRRQSMAVHGGNAADRTWGQRLARVRSYASKNDVSAFIEATARPALAEALDEFTKQGHEATLHTLPNEHTGVPSHVLVVTIPDHRDFHYQIQAVEASVPKFGRHKSHETDVYYRVEVFSQTGSEGYDLMGVTWQQIMEDVLVRYEAHLSFLTYSNEYDHPTLITPPAPPTTGTLA